From a single Vitis vinifera cultivar Pinot Noir 40024 chromosome 18, ASM3070453v1 genomic region:
- the LOC100248812 gene encoding 7-deoxyloganetin glucosyltransferase has translation MGSLASAEKPHAVCIPYPAQGHINPMLKLAKFLHFRGFHITFVNTEYNHNRLLKSRGPDSLKGIPSFQFKTIPDGLPPSNVDATQDTPALCVSTTKHCLPPFRDLLSNLNHDGPPVTCIVSDGAMSFTLDAAQELGVPEVLFWTTSACGFMGYVQYRNLIDKGLAPLKDESYLTNGYLDTVIDWIPGMKGIRLRDIPSFIRTTDPNDIMLEFPLREAERARKASALIFNTFDALEHEVLDALSQMFPPIYTIGPLHKLMSQIQDNDLKLMESNLWKEEPECLEWLDSKEPNSVVYVNFGSVTVMTSQQLNEFAWGLVNSNQTFLWIIRPDLVSGDAAILPPEFVAETKERGLLAGWCPQEQVLSHPAVGGFLTHNGWNSTIESVSAGVPMICWPFFAEQQTNCRYCCTEWGIGMEIDSDVKRDEIERLVKELMEGEKGKELKKKALEWKALAEEATRGPNGSSFSNLDKMITQALL, from the exons atggGTTCCTTAGCCTCAGCTGAGAAGCCACATGCAGTTTGCATACCGTACCCAGCACAGGGCCACATAAACCCTATGCTAAAACTAGCAAAGTTCCTTCATTTCAGAGGGTTCCACATTACCTTTGTCAACACAGAGTACAACCATAACCGCCTGCTCAAATCTCGGGGTCCAGACTCCCTCAAAGGCATCCCCTCCTTCCAATTCAAGACCATTCCCGATGGTCTCCCTCCCTCCAATGTTGATGCCACCCAAGACACTCCCGCTCTCTGTGTCTCCACCACAAAACACTGCCTGCCTCCCTTTAGAGACCTTCTTTCCAACCTCAACCACGATGGCCCTCCAGTCACTTGCATAGTTTCTGATGGCGCCATGAGCTTCACTCTTGATGCTGCTCAAGAGCTTGGCGTTCCTGAAGTTCTTTTCTGGACAACTAGTGCTTGCGGCTTCATGGGCTACGTGCAATATCGCAATCTTATCGATAAGGGTTTGGCTCCACTCAAAG ATGAGAGTTACCTAACAAATGGGTATCTGGATACCGTTATTGATTGGATACCGGGTATGAAAGGTATCCGTTTGAGGGATATCCCAAGCTTCATTCGAACGACGGACCCAAATGACATTATGCTGGAATTTCCATTGCGGGAGGCTGAAAGAGCTCGCAAGGCATCTGCCCTCATTTTCAATACATTTGATGCTCTAGAGCATGAAGTTTTGGATGCACTTTCTCAGATGTTTCCCCCAATCTACACCATCGGTCCCCTGCACAAACTCATGAGTCAGATCCAAGATAACGATTTGAAGTTGATGGAATCGAATCTGTGGAAAGAAGAGCCGGAATGTCTGGAGTGGCTGGACTCCAAAGAGCCCAACTCTGTTGTTTACGTGAATTTCGGGAGCGTCACGGTCATGACATCGCAGCAACTCAATGAGTTTGCTTGGGGACTGGTGAATAGCAATCAGACGTTCTTATGGATAATCAGGCCAGATCTTGTGTCCGGTGACGCGGCCATTCTTCCGCCAGAATTCGTGGCAGAGACGAAAGAGAGGGGTCTGTTAGCAGGTTGGTGTCCTCAAGAGCAAGTTCTCAGTCACCCGGCTGTTGGCGGCTTCTTAACTCACAACGGGTGGAATTCCACAATTGAAAGTGTGAGCGCTGGAGTGCCTATGATTTGTTGGCCCTTTTTTGCAGAGCAGCAAACCAACTGCCGCTACTGTTGCACTGAGTGGGGCATAGGCATGGAGATAGACAGCGACGTTAAGAGAGATGAAATTGAAAGGCTTGTGAAGGAGTTGATGGAGGGAGAGAAAGGCAAAGAGTTGAAGAAGAAGGCCTTGGAGTGGAAGGCTCTAGCAGAAGAGGCCACTAGAGGTCCCAATGGGTCGTCTTTCTCGAACTTGGACAAAATGATCACCCAAGCTCTTCTCTAG